A genomic stretch from Helianthus annuus cultivar XRQ/B chromosome 1, HanXRQr2.0-SUNRISE, whole genome shotgun sequence includes:
- the LOC110866719 gene encoding transcription factor bHLH106, which translates to MHSHLLHHHTTTTTGNNHFPPHMLLQALSSSYTTTTNNPSPLLDQHTFSDSFTTDSSRSFSSSSASINHKEAEKRRRERINFHLNRLRTILPCNSKTDKASLLAKVVERLRELKQTTSEMDHHESIPSETDEITVISSKSNVNDKRIIIKASMCCEDRSDLLADMIQTVTSLQLSPVRVEMVAVGGRIRNIILVECDCERDDCGMLVQCVREALSCLVTSNLGSNQSSKRRRMMVCAR; encoded by the exons ATGCATTCACATCTTCTCCatcaccacaccaccaccaccaccggaaACAACCACTTTCCACCACACATGCTGCTCCAAGCTCTTTCTTCTTCCTATACGACAACTACTAACAATCCATCACCGTTACTAGATCAACACACTTTCAGTGACTCGTTTACGACGGACTCATCACGATCCTTTTCTTCGTCTTCAGCTTCGATTAATCACAAAGAGGCCGAGAAACGCCGAAGAGAGCGAATTAATTTTCATCTTAATCGGCTTCGAACTATTCTTCCTTGCAATTCCAAA ACAGATAAAGCATCTCTACTAGCAAAAGTGGTTGAAAGATTAAGGGAGCTAAAACAAACAACCTCCGAAATGGATCACCATGAAAGTATACCTTCAGAAACCGATGAAATCACGGTGATCTCGTCAAAAAGCAATGTAAACGATAAAAGGATCATCATAAAAGCTTCAATGTGTTGCGAAGACCGATCGGATCTTCTTGCGGATATGATCCAAACAGTAACTTCATTGCAACTGAGTCCGGTTAGGGTGGAGATGGTTGCGGTTGGTGGGCGAATACGCAACATTATATTGGTGGAATGTGATTGTGAAAGAGATGATTGTGGTATGTTGGTTCAATGTGTGAGGGAGGCCTTGAGTTGCTTGGTTACAAGTAATTTGGGTTCAAATCAGTCGTCGAAACGAAGAAGGATGATGGTTTGTGCACGATGA